ATCGTCGTGAACCCCCCGGACATGAGATAGCTCATCCTGCAAGCTTTGGAGGGTCACTTCCCAACCTTTGAGCACCAGCTTATTCACTACCAAGGCAACCTCCACATCTTTTCTTCGCTGTCGTTCCTTCTCCAAGGTCTTCTTCCTCGTTGCCGCTGACTTGTTAAACTCTGCGGCTTTAGTATCGAGCCATTTGATTGACCAACCATCTGTGTCCAACTGTCAACGAAGCTCCCGGATATAGGCCTGCAGTCTCTCTAGTTCCGACTGGCATTGGTCAAGGGACTGTTGCAACATGTCCCTCGGCTCGCAGGCAAGCGAAGCCTCAATGCAAAGCTGGCCAACCTCCCCCTGGGACTTGACCATATCAAATTGGGCTTCTTCAACTGCCTTTTTCTGCTTTCGCTCAGAGGTCATGCGGTCCAATGACTCCTGAACCAAGGAGCAGAGGTCTCTGTTCTCCCTCCTCAGTTCCACCTGGCTGTCCACAATGAAGAACACTAGACGCTTCAACCATTACCAGAAAAGgcgagttaaaaaaaaattgaaggagtTGGCGGGTAACTTTTACCCCGGTAAATAGCCTCCGAACTTTCCCTTCCGCCGTGAGAAGACGATCGACATGGCTGTGTGGCACGGTCATCTCAAGGTCCATAGGAACTTCTCCGGCCGACTTCCGCGCCATCATCAGAAATGCCAAGAGCCACGACCCCTCACCTAGGACTTCTTCCTTCATCCCTTCAACGCCACCAGGTAGAGCGACTTTGGCCACAGAAGCCATGTTAACCATAATTATTTGGATCGGCGGCACGACGCATTGCGGAACACCAATCGACATCGTCTCTTTGGATACTCTTGGGGGTGTAGGGATTCGGAGCACCAGGACAAACGACCCCCCCCAAGAGGAATGGGGGACATTATCAGAGTCGGTAGGAGTAGGAGAGGTACTGCGGGGTCTCTTCCCCTTCCCTTCAACCGGCAAGCTCGGAGAATGACTGGGAACAGGAGGAGCAATAAGATTCACGGGAATCCCCGCATCAGAGAGCAGATTGGTAGGGGAACCAAATAGCTGCGAAGACTCCCTTCCGACAACAAAGCCTCCGAATAAATTTCGCTTGGATGCACTGTCACCCAAGCCCGAACGACCCCTAGTCTCACATTTTCATTGGAATTCGGTTTAGGGCGGCAGATCGAGGAGTTGCCTACAGTGCCCCGGTTggcaagaacaaaaaataaacgcTTAACAGTCTACCCGGTTGGATACTCTCATCCCTTACCCgacaagaagaaaaacttgCTAGTGTCTCCCATCACCACCTTCTGCCTCTCCTATATCTGAGCCCACTCCTGAACTAGCTGGAAACTATAGATATGCCGGCCTTCCATACTAGACTATGAGTAATGAAAAACTCACGAGTCGTGAGGTCGAGGTAATCTAACTCGACCTCCTCCAAAGCACGACACTAAATAATACAACACGAGATCAAAATCGTCCATGCAAAAGAGGAGAGTTAGGCGGGCGCCATCTTAAAGAAACTCAGCACTTCGCACACCGGCCGACAAAATGGTAATCTTAGGCCACAAGAGAACATGGCAGGATACACTGCAACTTTGGTTTCGTAGCCTTCATCATCCACTGCTCCACCAGTGGGGGAAGGCAATACGAGCTCCACCTTTGAGGGGATCCTGTAAGTCGCCTCCAACTCCTCGAATTCGTCAGAAGTAACAACTGACTATTATGAAAATCTTACAAAGTTATCTAGAAGGGAATCGCCACGGACAACAGCGGCTTGGACAGCGCCAGACAACATCGCCCGGCCTCCAGAACATGAAGATTTCTTCAGGGCCATGAAGGGCAGGAAAAGTTGATGAGAAACTTTGAAAGGAAAGTAAGAAAAGGGAATCGCAGAGTGACAaaataaaagtggaaaaaatacgATGGGCTGCTCAATACGAGAACTAGTTCTTATATAGGCGGGGCCAACGATCACCCTCCTGAGGAGTCATAACTCCACGAATCTCACACGTCTCCCACTCAAGTACCAGGATCTCTTGATTAACACAACTGCAGCAAATTGTATCTGCTGGAACAACGTGCAAATTAATGGCTGTGAAACATGGAGTCATGATGCGGAAATCGAAAGAGCGCCATTCAATGCGAAAGCCTAGCTGGCATTGCGCTGCCACGTGGGTGAAGTGCAAATGGTCACTAGGCATTTGGCCAGGCAGGCTGGGAATTTGGCAAAGCATAAGATCAAAAGCAATAAAATGAATTCTCCCCGGACTTGTCTAAGAAGAATTGACGGGGTAACTGcaaggggattttccccttaCGAAAGGCCCACTGGGCCTCGGCCTAGAACTCGGCCCAAAAGGTTTCCTATTCAAGCAAGGAACAAAACATCAGCCAGGGAGGGGCGCCGTCCAGTCGACAAGACAGATCAACCTGACATTCTGCAATCGCCTTTGGGAACAGTACTTACACAGAACGCATGAGAAACACGGAAGACACTCGATTCATTGACATCAAGTCATCTACGGCTCATATAAATCGGATTAGAAGTCAAGAAaccacaccacattaatgacgctgCTGATTAAGTCACACGCCACATTTATGGAACCGACAgagagccacgccgcattaaaaaAAGTCAAACAGCAggcacaaaaagaaaaacatggaATGTATGGGAAAAAGACTATTTGCACCCTCCCCAGACACGGTATAAATAGAAAGCTCCAGGTATCGAAAAACTCTTTTTGATCCCTAGATTCTCTTACTTATTTGCTACActccaagaatatttactaactttggcattggaggtTACCCAGCCCTAAGGCCGCCCTCTCAAATCGTAGTATTTTCTACCTTGTGCAGGGCCCTTTTTGAAAATCTGAGTTGTTGAAACTTGATCTaaaggtgtgcgaaacacgacgttaacacatacattaatatgttattatctttttgtttgttgtttgctatcttttaaatattattttctattggCAGGGTTTctattgtaaataataaaattttaagtaCTACATGTGCTTATGATGGACTGTTCCACATATTTATAGTTAAGATAGAGAATTAACtagtcattaaaaatttgttaaaatttgttGTAACTCAGTTTCTCCTTGTAGTACTTTATATCACATCTTCTAGAGGATTTAGTGTGGCATTTTTATTGTActttgcttatatttttatgttgagCAATGTTAGGTATAGTCTCTATTTAAAGGCTGTATGTGCaagtctaattaattttatctttaaatttttttaaaattataataatatttttattaaaataatattttttttctatttaataaagaatttacATATGCAgtcccaaataaaatttctctttgatGTTTACGGTACAATTCTTGTATTAAATTGTCAATGACTGAAATAGTAATACAAATATGATATATTGTGGATATATGGAGCAAAGCACATGCCTTGCACGTGTAGTCTCCACTAGGGTTCCCTCCTATAAAACGTCAAAAAAGGCCAAAGATAGAAAGTATATATGAACTAAACCTCTCAGTAATTTTAATCTATATAAGTAGAAAGTTCATCTTGATTTTTCTAAGTCCGCTAGGGTTCATATATGATAACATCTagaagtttatattttttcttgtagaaAATACAGCACTTCAACAGAGCACATGTTCCTTGCACGTAACGTCCTACCTAGTTagttcaaaacttcaaacaTGCCTAAACTCATACCTAGACCAATGCAATGATTAGTCCGAGACCACGACAATGCAAAGTTGGCGAGGCATGGACAAATTGTACTCCAGTATCGATTGATGCATCCATGCACCGTAGCGCAAAGCAAGTAACTTAAGATGGGGCCCTGGAACTGGAACGAAGCTGTCAGAACTGTGTCTGTGGTCCACCAACTACAAGGCCCTAAGCTCTTCCGATACATATAATATGACACGCGGTGGCTTCCCAGTTCCAACTCCGTACCATGCCTAGTGCATCTCACCTAATCACTGTACCTACGACTGCCACAAATGTCAAGGAATATCTGCAACGACCGAAACACACCCACCTCGCAATTTCGCAGACGCTACACCATCCCACCAAATAAGTCACACGGGCCTCGGCCATCAGAAAAGACTTCCAACATGCGGAAAGCTATCCTTGGGACCAACATGCATATATTTAATTGGATCAATCATCGGATACAGATATTGACAATATACAACTCGGCATAATTTTTAATGCAAATTCTTTAAAAGACCAGCAGTGTACAGCAATAATCGTTTTTTCATTGACTAGGTAAAGGATAAGAAATATTCAATCGTTCAGTCTGACCAATTGTAAAGTTTGGAAAGTAAAGCTTTTCAAGACAAAATCTAATGATAGTTAGGCATAAAGAGAAAGGTCACTGAATTCCCTTTGCCAACCAAAGCTCCACACAACCAAGCAGAAGTTCTCAGCAGCCAAGCTCCTTAAACTTATGGTCGGTCAACAGAAGAACAGGGTGATCCAGACAACCAGACAAGGCTAGCGcgtcttcttgttctttttctttccttttttcctgtctcttttattttgtgGCTTTGGCCGTGATTTTTGCTTCCCAACTCTCTTGAATGTTTTCTTCTTACTCAAAGGTACATTGTGCTTCCTACCAGCTTCAGTTGATTGGGGCACTGCTGCAGCCAGTGTTTTGTCGATGGGGGGGATTTCTTGCTGATGTGAGATCTCACTTGTTGTCACTGTGACTTTCATGTTGCCATTGTCATATGTTGTTGTCCCTTTCAAGAATAACAAAAACCCAAcacatataaatatcaaatgAGTATAacacataattaaaatactttgtaacttttttttttttttttggggggggggaaCAGGAACCGCAGTTAGATTCATATATTGCATGAACCAAGTCAGCACAGAAAGTAAATTTAGGCTCCGTTTGGTTGTTGGACTGCACTGAGATCAAcgcagttcagtctaattttaacctgagtctaacatccaaacactcaactctcaaatcactaaactcatttcaactcaaaacctctttacacgtgggacctataatctttttcaactcaacacctcctTACACGCAGGACCCAcaagtttttttaaattctcataaatatatctaaattcattttaacatacaaacacatctaaactcatctcaagtgGACCCCACAAATCttactccaccatctcaactcactactattcataaagaactcaactcatcttaagtcagctcaacatccaaatacagcCTTAGAATATTCATGGGGAAATTGAACgagtcataaaaaatattaatgctCCGCCATTTTAGCCTCATAGGGTTCAATTAGGCATAATCAAAGTGGTTATTGCAAGAATTCTCACAAATATTCTAAGACCCAAAGTGCCCCTCATGAAGCTTTACTGCTAATATCAGAAGAATGTCTTCTATTACGATTTTAGCCCAGAGTCATTGATCACTGTTTAGATCTGCAACTATAATACAAATCGACCCATTGAACAATCAATGGCCTTGCAACCTGATGGCATTTGTCCCCCTCTTATGAGGAATGTCCAGGGATCAAGTCCCCGTACCCCAACCACACTTAAAAAGAAACGACTCATTGAGCCACAGATTAATTGGCAAGAAGGCCTGCAGCCCAAAACTACTGGATCCAGCAGTGCACAAATGTTTGTGATGAGTATTGAGAAAAACAAGCAGCTTATATATGATTGAAGCCCACCGATTGGAGAGTTTGAAAAATACCAGAAATAGATGCAATCGGCTGATCATCTTCTTCCACTTCTCGGAAGTCATCACTTGCATTGGGTGTTGAACCAGTGACTGGTGGAACTCCACCATGGAGAGCCagttctttctcaaattttctctgCAACATACGTTATATAACAGAAATGGAACCATTAAAACCTAGAAAATGCTTTTGGAAATACATAAGccaatgaaaaatacataatcaGCAATGCTGTGAGTGATACAAATAGGGACAAATCAGTACAAAAAAGAATCTTGAAAACGATGATGAGATGCATGGACATTCACAAAAAGGACTGCTAGCCAAGTTAATATGCCACGGCCTTTCCAGTCCTCTCCCCTATTCCTTGTATGTCAATATCCTCCCTGAGTTTTTTTCCATGCcccattttttttcctgacAAGTCCATGCCTCCAAATATGTTGAACATAGCGGAGTGCACAACAGCTTGAGAAGTGGGGCATTATGGCTTTATTCTGTACCAGCTTATGTCAATGCTAATGTGGCAGTGGATTCACAAATGAAAGTGGCCACACAAAAAAGTTGGGACTTACGAATGAAAGATAGAGTATTTGTGTCTAACTCTAAGAAATCATCAGCCTTTATCCCACTTCTGTTCGTAATGTTTCCATTACTTTCTTATAGATAAAGCCTCCCGAAGAGCAGAATTTAAATTCAACAGTCTTAACATAAACAGTCCCGGTTCTATGGGTGCATTATACAAATCGGGacattttacttgtaaaaaaacatGTCGGGACGTATGATTGAGAATGAGTTGGTgcattattatacataaaagaACAGCATAAAAAGGGTGCATTGTTACTACAAAATAACAGAGAAATTTATCAAGCTGCCTTGATTTGACAACTTTTTGTATGAAACTATTGACTCGCAGTGCATATTGTAACGAAACTACAACCTAATACGGATATCAAAGTTCGAAAGACCGaagctaaaataaaaatacaaccTTTTTGCGCTGTTCTATGCGCTTTCGCCTATCCGCCTCCCCTTGCTGCTTCTGCGCTTCctttctccttttcttcttcctcttatgAAAGCCACTCACATAGTCCCTTATcgtagcaaaaaaaaaaacccaaatcgaacacaaaaaattaataccaaattttcaaacatccaaatcaccaaaaaaaaaaaacaaaaacaaaacaaaacaagaagaagcAGCAAATTTAGGGTTTGGTTCGAACAGAGTACTTGAGATCTTTCTCATTGAAACTGACAGCGAGAGCTTTGTTCTTGAGAGCCCTCTTCTTTATGTGCCTCCCTCGCGGGCGCCCAAGTTGGACTGCTTCCTCTTCAATTTCTTCTCCCATTGCTGTTTCAGAGCTCGCTGTTGTGGTTCCCTTGGGTTGCTCTTGCTCCCATCTATTGTATGTTGGCATTGTTGCGCAGTTGTGTTTGATAGGCCGGTTCGGGTCAGGTTGTGGGTCGGTTTTGTTTGGTCCaatacaaatccaaaaaaatg
This genomic interval from Juglans regia cultivar Chandler chromosome 3, Walnut 2.0, whole genome shotgun sequence contains the following:
- the LOC109013734 gene encoding ribosomal RNA-processing protein 17-like encodes the protein MPTYNRWEQEQPKGTTTASSETAMGEEIEEEAVQLGRPRGRHIKKRALKNKALAVSFNEKDLKDYVSGFHKRKKKRRKEAQKQQGEADRRKRIEQRKKRKFEKELALHGGVPPVTGSTPNASDDFREVEEDDQPIASISGTTTYDNGNMKVTVTTSEISHQQEIPPIDKTLAAAVPQSTEAGRKHNVPLSKKKTFKRVGKQKSRPKPQNKRDRKKGKKKNKKTR